One Mycolicibacterium goodii genomic region harbors:
- a CDS encoding ATP-dependent DNA helicase, translated as MEGLGGSTRPGQVRMAQAVADAFETGEHLAVQAGTGTGKSLAYLVPSIARAMEAEQTVVVSTATIALQRQLVDRDLPRLADSLTDVLPRRPRFALLKGRGNYLCLNKVHNGAAAEPVDRPQDELFSPVAMTALGRDVQRLIEWSSDTETGDRDELTPGVPDRSWSQVSVSARECIGVSRCPFGTDCFAERARDKAGNADIVVTNHALLAIDALSDYSVLPEYELLVVDEAHELADRVTGVATGELSPTSMGVAHRRSARLVDAELAERLEASIATLSSMLYDIPAGRLDVLDEELATYLTAVRDSANAVRMAIDTTPSDPQAAAARTEAVTALNEVADTATRILTSFVPPIPDRTDVVWLDHDEGPARGGPSGGGGGNAVRSVLRVAPMSVSGLLRTRLFAHTTAVLTSATLCLGGNFDAMARNWGLATRPDDDAAGTKTGRPGWRGIDVGSPFEHAKSAILYVAKHLPAPGREGTSPAALDEIEGLITAAGGRTLGLFSSMRAARAAAEVMRERLEVPVLCQGEDTTSALVQQFSADPETSLFGTLSLWQGVDVPGPSLQLVIIDRIPFPRPDDPLLTARQRAITAHGGNGFMAVAANHAALLLAQGAGRLLRHTDDRGVVAVLDSRLATARYGGYLRASLPPFWATTDPERVRQALQRLRGARR; from the coding sequence GTGGAAGGGCTCGGCGGATCGACCCGGCCCGGTCAGGTCCGGATGGCGCAGGCCGTCGCCGACGCCTTCGAGACCGGCGAGCATCTGGCCGTGCAGGCAGGCACCGGCACCGGCAAGTCGCTGGCGTATCTCGTGCCCTCGATCGCCCGCGCCATGGAGGCCGAGCAGACCGTCGTGGTGTCGACCGCGACCATCGCGCTGCAGCGCCAACTCGTCGACCGCGATCTGCCCCGGTTGGCCGACTCGCTGACCGATGTGCTGCCGCGCCGCCCGCGCTTCGCGCTGCTCAAAGGACGCGGTAATTACCTGTGCCTCAACAAGGTCCACAACGGTGCGGCTGCCGAGCCGGTCGACCGGCCCCAGGACGAGCTGTTCTCCCCCGTCGCGATGACCGCGCTGGGCCGCGACGTCCAGCGGCTCATCGAATGGTCCTCCGACACCGAGACCGGTGACCGTGACGAGCTCACCCCCGGCGTGCCCGACCGGTCCTGGAGTCAGGTCAGCGTGTCCGCGCGCGAGTGCATCGGGGTGTCGCGGTGCCCGTTCGGCACCGACTGCTTCGCCGAGCGCGCCCGCGACAAGGCGGGCAACGCCGACATCGTCGTGACCAACCACGCGCTGCTGGCGATCGACGCGCTGTCGGACTACTCCGTGCTGCCCGAGTACGAGTTGCTGGTGGTCGACGAGGCGCACGAACTGGCCGACCGGGTGACCGGTGTCGCCACCGGCGAGCTGTCGCCCACGTCGATGGGTGTCGCACACCGTCGTTCGGCCCGGCTGGTCGACGCCGAACTCGCCGAACGTCTGGAGGCATCGATCGCGACGTTGTCGTCGATGCTCTACGACATCCCCGCGGGCCGCCTCGATGTGCTCGACGAGGAACTCGCCACATATCTGACCGCCGTGCGCGACTCCGCGAACGCCGTGCGCATGGCGATCGACACCACGCCGAGCGATCCGCAGGCCGCGGCCGCCCGCACCGAGGCCGTCACCGCGCTCAACGAGGTGGCCGACACCGCAACCCGCATCCTCACGTCGTTCGTCCCGCCCATACCGGACCGCACGGACGTGGTGTGGCTCGACCACGACGAAGGCCCGGCACGCGGCGGCCCGTCCGGCGGTGGCGGCGGCAATGCCGTGCGCTCGGTGCTGCGCGTCGCGCCGATGTCGGTGTCGGGTCTGCTGCGGACGCGTCTGTTCGCGCACACCACCGCGGTACTCACCTCGGCCACACTGTGTCTCGGCGGCAACTTCGACGCGATGGCCCGCAACTGGGGGCTGGCGACCCGGCCCGACGACGACGCGGCGGGCACGAAGACCGGCAGGCCGGGCTGGCGCGGCATCGACGTCGGCTCACCGTTCGAACACGCGAAGTCGGCGATCCTCTATGTCGCCAAGCACCTGCCCGCGCCGGGACGCGAGGGCACCAGCCCGGCAGCCCTCGACGAGATCGAGGGCCTCATCACCGCCGCGGGCGGACGCACGCTCGGGCTGTTCTCGTCGATGCGCGCGGCCAGGGCCGCCGCAGAGGTGATGCGGGAGCGGCTCGAGGTGCCCGTACTGTGCCAGGGCGAGGACACGACGTCGGCTCTGGTGCAACAGTTTTCCGCCGATCCGGAGACATCGTTGTTCGGCACGCTGTCGCTGTGGCAGGGGGTCGATGTGCCCGGGCCGTCGCTACAGCTGGTGATCATCGACCGGATCCCGTTCCCGCGGCCCGACGACCCGCTGCTCACCGCACGCCAGCGGGCCATCACCGCGCACGGCGGCAACGGGTTCATGGCCGTCGCGGCCAATCATGCCGCGCTGTTGCTCGCGCAGGGCGCGGGCCGGTTGCTGCGCCACACCGACGACCGGGGCGTGGTCGCCGTGCTGGATTCACGGCTGGCGACGGCGCGCTATGGCGGCTACCTGCGGGCCTCGCTGCCGCCGTTCTGGGCCACCACCGACCCCGAGCGGGTGCGCCAGGCACTGCAGAGATTGCGCGGCGCACGCCGATAA